Genomic DNA from Paenibacillus sp. MBLB1832:
GACCATTCGATTGTCATTGACTTCCACTACCTTTACATATTATGTGTAAAATCTTCTCCTACTACGACTATACCCATGACAAATACTGCTCATCAATGGTAAAGTTGTAGGATGAGGAGTGGTAAAATATTATGATTAAGACAACACTAAGCTTTCAAATTGGCCAAGTGCCACATAGCTTGATATTCCCCGAATTTATCGGTTGGTCTGAGGTCACAGAACCCTCCTACACCTGGGATGGACAGAACCGCCCAGACAACCGCTTTCTTTTCCAATATACGATTACTGGTGTAGGAAAACTGCATAAGGACGGAATTCTTCATTCACTTCCTCAAGGACATGCTTTTCTGATCCAATTGAATGGGGACTATCGTTACTATTTCGATCCTGCCGCTTCAGAACACTGGGAATTTCTGTGGCTGCAGGTTAGCGGTTCGCTTGCTGATTATTGCTGGCAGGAGTGGACTCGGTCCGGCAGCCCAGTGATGCAACTGCCAGACGGGTCTTGGCCTATTCGTCTCTTGAAGGAAATGTATGCCAGGGCACGGGAAAAAGGGTATCCGAATAAATACGAGTTGACAAGGGACACTTACCGTTGGTGCACGTCCTTATTCGAGTATTTGGAGAGGGGCACGCGAAGCAAGGTATGGGAGGATGCCATAGAGAGGGCTAAGGAACTCATGAACAGCCAGTTTCGGGATCGGCTTGCCCTAGAGGATCTTGCAGAGGCTGCGGGACTGTCGAAAACATATTTCTGTAAGGTCTTCCTTGAAGCAACCGGCATTTCGCCGATGACTTATTTGCTGCGAAAGCGCCTCGAGGAGGCCGTCAAGCTGCTTAAGCACAGCAGTCTAAGTGTTAAGGATATAGCAATTACCACTGGGTTCGACAATTCAGGATATTTTGGCAAGGTGTTTCATAAGCAGATGGGCCTGGCACCGGCTGAATTCCGAAGACGAAGCGTGAATTCGGTCTCCACCGAGTATAGTGATCGGATCTATTTAATCTGATTAGTTCCTAAAGGAATCGAAAGAGACCATGAAACAGCCCTTCAACAAGCAATTAAGGCAATGTGCAGGGCTAAATGGTCCCTTGTTTTAGAATTAACCTCATCTTTAGGCTACATGCAAGAGAAAGTATAGAAACGGTATCATAGGAATCTGACTCAATTCAGAATACACCAAAACAAATAGGCAACCAACTTGGCTGCCTATTTGTTTTATTCACTTTTCCACCAAGTATTCACTCTGCCCTCTGCAGCAAACGCTCCCCATCAATACCCGGCAGCACAATCATGCCCTTTATTGTTTCTAATGATCTCTTATGTTTCTAATCCTATTTAATAGGTTTTGGAAAGTCAGTACTCCTCTTAATGGCCTATAATAAAGGATGTAAGCAACTAGGACTAAGAAAAGATGAGGTGTCAGTCATGGGAGTAATTCCTTATAACATTACTTTTGCTGATAAAAAAAGGTTTGATCAAGACGGTTATTGGATCAGCCCAAAATTATTGAGTGACGAGACAATCGAGCGGCTTCGCGGAGCACATGATCGCATTTGGAACAAAGATTATGATGGAGCTGGGATGCCACTTCACGCTTTTAAACTTTCGGAGAATCCACATGCTCTGCGTAAATTCGATAATGGCTGGTGGATTAATGATGAAGTTCGGAGTGTCGTAACTGATCCGAACTTAGGTGAAATGGCTGCGAAGCTATTGAACGAAGATGAGATTCGTCTATGGCATGATCAAGTGATTTATAAGCCAGGTACTTCAGGGCAAGAAACAACAGCTGGAAATGTAGGCTGGCATCAAGATTACGGGTATTGGAAATCAAGCAGCACTACGAATATGGTGACAGTTTGGATTGCTTTGCAGGACACAGACTTGAATAATGGCGGCATGATGACGATCTTAGGTTCACATAAGTGGGGCTCAGTCGAGGGTAGCGATACATTTTTCGAACAGGATATGGCGAAGCTGAAGCAGCGTTTTGCAACGCGTGATTGGATAGAGGAGCCTTGTATCCTAAAAGCTGGACAAGCGAGCTTCCACCATGCGCTAACATTCCATGGATCGTCAACGAACTTCACAGATCAGCCTCGGTTATCAGTTGTTGCGCATCTAATGCCTGGAAATACGTTTTACAAAGAAGGCAGAGCACGGCATGATAATGTTCGACTACTTGGGCCACGTCCGCAATTTGGACAGAAGTTCGATAACGAATTTTTCCCAGTACTGTATAGACAATAAAATACATCGATTTCAGCTTTTAGCATTTTAGAAATGCAGGCTAGTACCATTCTATCTTGGATGCCCATGTTCCAAAGTTGCTTCATAAGCAACGTATGATTGACATTGTCAAAAAAACCCAAAATGTCGATGTCTACTACATAATGCATCGACGCCTGATTGATGAGAAATTGAACTCTTGCCATGGCATGGTGTGTCGATCGAAGGGGTCTGAAACCATAGCTATGGTTGTAAAATTGGGCTTCAGCTATGGGCTCAAGGACTTGCTTGAAGCACTGTTGAATGATGCGGTCGAGGATGCATGGGATGCCAAGCGGTCTCATTTTACCGTTATCTTTCTCGATAAACTTTCGTCTGACATTCTTGGGGCGATAGTTTTGCAGTCTGTTTTGGATTTCACTCACTAATTCATATTCGGGTCGTTGTTCGATGTCTTTGATGGTTAGTCCATCTGTTCCTGGTGTCTTTGATCCTTTATTAGACTTCATCGTGCGGTAAGCCAGCAAAATATTTTCCCTCGATGTGACGATCTCATAAAGATGTGAGAAGTTTTCTTTGTTTGCTGATCTTTCGTACAAATCTGTAAAGGATTCCGTCATGCCGTAATACTCCCAATTTCGTAAAGTTTGCACTGTGGCACCCCTCCTAAATGAAGCGATGTCCCCACATTCCTACCTGATCGGTGCAATTCACGTATGGAAAATGATCGTTCTTTTCAATTAGACTTGGGGCTGTTCCTCCGCCTCCATTACAGAGGTTTCTTCGGTCGTGCCCCTGCCCTCACAAGGATAAATTCATTTCGGCAAATGCCTTATTGCAACCGTTTCGGGTAACAGCCCTTCTAGCAACGTCCCTTGCTTTCCAAGTCCCTTACAGCCTAGCTTTTTTTTTTTTTTTTCTGAACTTAGGTGCTTCCTCTAAGCCTGTGAGATTGATGCCACCATTGTTCGGCATAGCGTATTTCATAGAGAAAATTTTTACTTTACGCCACTCACCCCATCGTCTGATGGTACATACGTTTCCGCATGCTCTAACTTTAGACCTGTACATTCGGAAGTTCGTCAGTTCGCTTCTATGCGAGCATTCTCACCATATCCAGTTTTTCAGCCGCGCGACATATCCGTTGGCATACCTCTTTTTTTTTTTCTCAAAATGGCTCTAGCCTTCGTTCTGT
This window encodes:
- a CDS encoding phytanoyl-CoA dioxygenase family protein, translating into MGVIPYNITFADKKRFDQDGYWISPKLLSDETIERLRGAHDRIWNKDYDGAGMPLHAFKLSENPHALRKFDNGWWINDEVRSVVTDPNLGEMAAKLLNEDEIRLWHDQVIYKPGTSGQETTAGNVGWHQDYGYWKSSSTTNMVTVWIALQDTDLNNGGMMTILGSHKWGSVEGSDTFFEQDMAKLKQRFATRDWIEEPCILKAGQASFHHALTFHGSSTNFTDQPRLSVVAHLMPGNTFYKEGRARHDNVRLLGPRPQFGQKFDNEFFPVLYRQ
- a CDS encoding reverse transcriptase domain-containing protein: MTESFTDLYERSANKENFSHLYEIVTSRENILLAYRTMKSNKGSKTPGTDGLTIKDIEQRPEYELVSEIQNRLQNYRPKNVRRKFIEKDNGKMRPLGIPCILDRIIQQCFKQVLEPIAEAQFYNHSYGFRPLRSTHHAMARVQFLINQASMHYVVDIDILGFFDNVNHTLLMKQLWNMGIQDRMVLACISKMLKAEIDVFYCLYSTGKNSLSNFCPNCGRGPSSRTLSCRALPSL
- a CDS encoding helix-turn-helix transcriptional regulator, whose amino-acid sequence is MIKTTLSFQIGQVPHSLIFPEFIGWSEVTEPSYTWDGQNRPDNRFLFQYTITGVGKLHKDGILHSLPQGHAFLIQLNGDYRYYFDPAASEHWEFLWLQVSGSLADYCWQEWTRSGSPVMQLPDGSWPIRLLKEMYARAREKGYPNKYELTRDTYRWCTSLFEYLERGTRSKVWEDAIERAKELMNSQFRDRLALEDLAEAAGLSKTYFCKVFLEATGISPMTYLLRKRLEEAVKLLKHSSLSVKDIAITTGFDNSGYFGKVFHKQMGLAPAEFRRRSVNSVSTEYSDRIYLI